From Skermanella sp. TT6, a single genomic window includes:
- a CDS encoding DUF5672 family protein: MGKGSSSKTVKRDLSVAYGFVDPPDPWPSTGSGDLAVVVPLAVAALTEDERLSLDRLRRNASGIPRYLVVPDGLELKFDHADFSVVRVPAIAMAGIAAYNRMMITPWFYRLFAGYRYILLYQLDCLLLGNSVGRWCERDWSYVGAPWFGNRGPDDLKSVGNGGFSLRRIDHMLAVLGSDRFAPQFRFAQQRRHFSGWKHLKVLANGLIRAWCNGGGSLASRFAASFERPEDEFWSQYAPFFMAGYSLPTPREALGFAFEDRPRIAFDLTAGRLPLGCHAWSRMDRHFWLERLADLEQPARTTGAAGEIDACEREPALS, from the coding sequence ATGGGCAAAGGGTCTTCGAGCAAAACCGTCAAACGGGACCTCTCCGTCGCATATGGCTTCGTCGACCCGCCCGATCCGTGGCCGTCGACCGGGAGCGGCGATCTCGCCGTCGTCGTTCCGCTGGCCGTCGCCGCGCTCACCGAGGACGAGCGCCTGTCGCTCGACCGTTTGCGGCGGAACGCTTCCGGAATCCCAAGATATCTTGTCGTTCCCGACGGGCTGGAGTTGAAGTTCGACCACGCAGACTTCTCCGTCGTCCGGGTGCCGGCGATCGCCATGGCGGGCATCGCCGCCTATAACCGGATGATGATAACGCCGTGGTTCTATCGGCTGTTCGCGGGATATCGATACATCCTGTTGTATCAACTGGACTGTCTGCTGCTTGGCAATTCGGTCGGCCGGTGGTGCGAGCGCGATTGGAGCTATGTCGGAGCGCCCTGGTTTGGCAACAGAGGTCCGGACGATCTCAAGTCGGTCGGCAATGGCGGCTTCTCGCTTCGCCGGATCGACCATATGCTGGCGGTGCTCGGAAGCGACCGCTTCGCTCCGCAATTCCGATTCGCGCAGCAGCGGCGTCACTTCTCCGGCTGGAAGCACCTGAAGGTCCTGGCGAACGGCTTGATCCGGGCGTGGTGCAACGGCGGCGGCTCCCTTGCGTCCCGATTCGCAGCCAGCTTCGAGCGGCCGGAGGACGAGTTCTGGAGCCAGTACGCGCCTTTCTTCATGGCCGGTTATAGCTTGCCGACCCCGCGCGAGGCGCTTGGTTTCGCGTTCGAGGACCGACCGCGCATCGCCTTCGACCTGACCGCCGGGCGGTTGCCATTGGGCTGTCATGCGTGGTCGCGGATGGATCGGCATTTCTGGCTGGAACGGCTCGCCGACCTTGAACAGCCGGCCAGAACGACCGGTGCCGCCGGGGAAATCGATGCTTGCGAGCGGGAGCCGGCGCTGTCATGA
- a CDS encoding dienelactone hydrolase family protein, translated as MDRRIIELYDEYTHAPLDRRVFISRLTALAGSAAAAAALLPLLESDYALAQVVPATDSRLETSRITWPGASGELKGYLAKPQGAGKLPAVIVIHENRGLNPHIEDVVRRVALEGFLALGPDMLSPLGGTPADEDRARTMIGQLDGRQTLDDLVRTVGVLQNHPGSTGKVGAMGFCWGGGMAGLLATASPDLDASVVYYGRTPPLEAVPNIRAKLLLNYAGLDDRINESVPAFEAALKEAGVDHTLHMYEGANHAFNNDTAPARYDAAAARLAWTRTVEFLKSSLA; from the coding sequence ATGGACCGCAGGATCATCGAGCTCTACGACGAGTATACCCACGCCCCGCTGGACCGGCGGGTCTTCATCAGCCGCCTGACCGCCCTGGCGGGCAGCGCCGCAGCGGCGGCGGCCCTGCTCCCCCTGTTGGAGAGCGACTATGCCCTGGCGCAGGTCGTGCCGGCGACCGACTCGCGGCTGGAAACCTCGCGCATCACCTGGCCGGGCGCGTCGGGCGAGCTGAAGGGCTATCTGGCGAAGCCCCAGGGAGCCGGCAAGCTGCCGGCGGTGATCGTGATCCACGAGAACCGCGGCCTCAACCCCCACATCGAGGACGTCGTCCGCCGCGTCGCGCTGGAAGGTTTCCTGGCACTGGGCCCGGACATGCTGAGCCCGCTCGGCGGAACGCCGGCCGACGAGGATCGGGCCCGCACGATGATCGGCCAGCTCGACGGCAGGCAGACCCTGGACGATCTGGTCAGGACCGTCGGAGTCCTTCAGAACCACCCCGGGTCGACCGGCAAGGTGGGGGCCATGGGTTTCTGCTGGGGCGGCGGCATGGCCGGCCTGCTGGCGACGGCATCGCCGGATCTCGACGCTTCGGTGGTCTATTACGGCCGTACTCCGCCGCTGGAGGCGGTGCCGAACATCCGGGCGAAGCTCCTGCTGAACTATGCCGGACTGGACGACCGCATCAACGAGAGCGTTCCCGCCTTCGAGGCGGCGCTGAAGGAGGCCGGCGTCGACCATACCCTCCACATGTACGAGGGCGCCAACCACGCCTTCAACAACGACACGGCTCCGGCGCGCTACGATGCGGCGGCCGCACGACTGGCCTGGACCAGGACCGTCGAGTTCCTGAAATCCAGCCTCGCCTGA
- a CDS encoding ABC transporter ATP-binding protein, with amino-acid sequence MNETTNGRAEPMIRPMIQIDGVVRTFRQAGQPLEVLRGASLQVAGGELVALVGPSGAGKSTLLHIAGLLEQADGGEIRIAGKLANTLSDADRTSLRRQSIGFVYQFHHLLPEFSALENIVLPQMISGISKSVARKRAMELLDLVGLGARAGHRPARLSGGEQQRVAIARALANRPKLLIADEPTGNLDHKTAEDVFAMLANLVRGGDFGALVATHNLDLAARMDRVLELRDGVLVQH; translated from the coding sequence ATGAATGAGACGACGAACGGGCGGGCCGAGCCCATGATCCGGCCCATGATCCAGATCGACGGGGTCGTCCGGACCTTCAGGCAGGCGGGCCAGCCGCTAGAGGTGCTGCGCGGCGCGTCCCTCCAGGTCGCCGGCGGCGAGCTGGTGGCCCTGGTCGGGCCGTCGGGCGCGGGCAAGTCGACGCTCCTGCACATCGCCGGCCTGCTGGAGCAGGCCGACGGCGGCGAGATCCGCATCGCGGGAAAGCTGGCCAACACCTTGTCCGACGCAGACCGGACCTCCCTGCGCCGCCAGTCCATCGGTTTCGTCTACCAGTTCCACCATCTGCTGCCGGAGTTCAGCGCGCTGGAGAACATCGTGCTGCCGCAGATGATCTCCGGCATCTCGAAATCCGTGGCGCGGAAGCGCGCCATGGAACTGCTGGACCTGGTCGGCCTGGGCGCGCGGGCCGGCCACCGGCCGGCGCGCCTGTCCGGCGGCGAGCAGCAGCGGGTCGCGATCGCGCGGGCCCTGGCCAACCGCCCGAAACTGCTGATCGCGGACGAGCCGACCGGCAACCTGGACCACAAGACTGCCGAGGACGTGTTCGCGATGCTGGCGAACCTGGTCCGGGGCGGCGATTTCGGAGCATTGGTCGCGACCCACAACCTCGACCTGGCGGCCCGCATGGACCGGGTGCTCGAGCTGAGGGACGGCGTGCTGGTCCAGCACTGA
- a CDS encoding lipoprotein-releasing ABC transporter permease subunit, with protein MIFGAFERMVAMRYLRARRQEGFISVIAAFSLLGIGLGVATLIIVMAVMNGFRSELLGRVLGLNGHMNVYAIQGPLPDYQPLADRLRQVPGVTSVTPTVEAQALVTVRGVSSGAIVRGIAPEDFRVRPTVSNHIVRGSLDRFEDENVAIGIRMAQRLGLAVGDQLTLISPQGNTSAFGTVPRMRAYTIGAIFDVGMFEYDNNFIFMPLPAAQVFFRVPDAVTTLELMVEQPRLIWQYRGPVQEVLGGRARLVDWQQSNASFFNALQVERNVMFLILTLIILVAAFNIISSMIMLVKDKGRDIAILRTMGATRGMILRIFFLAGASIGVIGTVFGLVLGVAFADNIESIRQVLQNLLGTELFSAEIYFLTQLPAEIDWSEVARVVLMALGLSFGATIYPAWRAAKLDPVEALRYE; from the coding sequence ATGATCTTCGGCGCTTTCGAACGCATGGTCGCGATGCGGTACCTCCGCGCGCGGCGGCAGGAAGGCTTCATCTCGGTGATCGCGGCGTTCTCGCTGCTGGGCATCGGGCTCGGCGTCGCGACGCTGATCATCGTGATGGCCGTCATGAACGGCTTCCGGTCGGAACTGCTGGGCCGGGTGCTCGGCCTGAACGGCCACATGAACGTCTACGCGATCCAGGGCCCGCTGCCCGACTACCAGCCGCTCGCCGACCGGCTGCGGCAGGTGCCCGGCGTCACCTCGGTGACGCCGACCGTCGAGGCGCAGGCCCTGGTCACCGTCAGGGGCGTGTCGTCCGGCGCCATCGTCCGAGGGATCGCGCCGGAGGATTTCCGGGTCCGGCCGACCGTCTCCAACCATATCGTGCGGGGGTCGCTCGACCGATTCGAGGACGAGAACGTGGCGATCGGCATCCGGATGGCGCAGCGGCTGGGGCTCGCCGTCGGCGACCAGCTCACGCTGATCAGCCCGCAGGGGAACACCAGCGCCTTCGGGACGGTGCCGCGCATGCGGGCCTACACGATCGGCGCGATCTTCGACGTCGGCATGTTCGAGTACGACAACAACTTCATCTTCATGCCGCTGCCGGCCGCGCAGGTCTTCTTCCGGGTGCCCGACGCGGTGACGACGCTGGAGCTGATGGTCGAGCAGCCCCGGCTGATCTGGCAGTACCGCGGGCCGGTGCAGGAGGTGCTGGGCGGTCGGGCGCGCCTGGTGGACTGGCAGCAGTCCAACGCCAGCTTCTTCAACGCCCTTCAGGTCGAGCGGAACGTCATGTTCCTGATCCTGACGCTGATCATCCTGGTCGCCGCGTTCAACATCATCTCCAGCATGATCATGCTGGTGAAGGACAAGGGCAGGGACATCGCGATCCTCCGCACCATGGGGGCGACCCGGGGCATGATCCTGCGCATCTTCTTCCTGGCCGGCGCCAGCATCGGGGTGATCGGCACGGTCTTCGGCCTCGTCCTGGGCGTCGCCTTCGCCGACAACATCGAGTCGATCCGGCAGGTGCTGCAGAACCTGCTGGGCACCGAGCTGTTCTCGGCCGAGATCTATTTCCTGACGCAGCTCCCGGCGGAGATCGACTGGTCCGAGGTGGCCCGGGTGGTCCTGATGGCGCTCGGGCTGTCCTTCGGCGCCACCATCTATCCGGCGTGGCGGGCGGCCAAGCTCGATCCGGTCGAGGCGCTCCGCTATGAATGA
- the proS gene encoding proline--tRNA ligase yields the protein MRLSAYFLPTLKENPNEAQIVSHRLMLRAGMIRQTSAGIYAWLPLGFRVLKKIEQIVREEQDAAGAQELLMPTIQPAELWKESGRYDDYGKEMLRIRDRHEREMLFGPTNEEMITDIFRSAVKSYRDLPRNLYHIQWKFRDEIRPRFGVMRGREFLMKDAYSFDLDQAGARRSYQKMFLAYLRTFARLGMKAIPMQADTGPIGGDLSHEFIILAETGESGVFCDKEWLDLNVLSRAPGFDDDLAPFFEKYTSIYAATDEKHDPATSPLPPEELVNARGIEVGHIFYFGTKYSAPLGAVVAGPNGEQVTLEMGSYGIGVSRLVGAIIEASHDEAGIIWPDSVAPFKVGLINLKTGDAECDRVCDELYRDLNAAGVEVIYDDRNERAGGKFADMDLIGIPWQLTVGPRGLKSGVVELKRRATGEREELSRDAALAKLTA from the coding sequence ATGCGGTTGTCCGCCTATTTCCTGCCCACCCTGAAGGAAAACCCCAACGAGGCGCAGATCGTCTCGCACCGGCTCATGCTGCGCGCCGGCATGATCCGGCAGACCAGCGCCGGCATCTATGCCTGGCTGCCGCTGGGGTTCCGCGTGCTGAAGAAGATCGAGCAGATCGTGCGCGAGGAGCAGGACGCCGCGGGCGCGCAGGAATTGCTGATGCCGACGATCCAGCCGGCGGAGCTGTGGAAGGAAAGCGGCCGGTACGACGATTACGGCAAGGAGATGCTGCGCATCCGTGACCGGCACGAGCGCGAGATGCTGTTCGGCCCGACCAACGAGGAGATGATCACCGACATCTTCCGGTCGGCGGTCAAGAGCTACCGCGACCTGCCGCGGAACCTCTATCATATCCAGTGGAAGTTCCGGGACGAGATCCGCCCCCGATTCGGCGTGATGCGGGGGCGCGAGTTCCTGATGAAGGACGCCTACTCCTTCGACCTGGATCAGGCCGGCGCCCGCCGTTCTTACCAGAAGATGTTCCTGGCCTATCTGCGGACCTTCGCTCGGCTCGGCATGAAGGCGATCCCGATGCAGGCGGACACCGGCCCGATCGGCGGCGATCTCAGCCACGAGTTCATCATCCTGGCGGAAACCGGCGAGAGCGGTGTCTTCTGCGACAAGGAGTGGCTGGACCTGAATGTCCTGTCCAGAGCACCCGGATTCGACGACGACCTCGCGCCGTTCTTCGAGAAATACACCAGCATCTACGCCGCCACCGACGAGAAGCACGATCCCGCCACCTCGCCCCTTCCGCCGGAGGAGCTGGTGAACGCCCGCGGGATCGAGGTCGGCCACATCTTCTATTTCGGCACCAAGTACTCGGCCCCGCTGGGCGCCGTGGTCGCCGGGCCGAACGGCGAGCAGGTCACCCTGGAGATGGGGTCGTACGGCATCGGCGTGTCGCGGCTGGTCGGCGCGATCATCGAGGCGAGCCATGACGAGGCCGGCATCATCTGGCCGGACAGCGTGGCGCCCTTCAAGGTCGGCCTGATCAACCTGAAGACCGGCGACGCCGAGTGCGACCGCGTCTGCGACGAGCTGTACCGCGACCTCAACGCCGCAGGCGTCGAGGTGATCTACGACGACCGCAACGAGCGGGCCGGCGGCAAGTTCGCCGACATGGACCTGATCGGCATCCCGTGGCAGCTGACCGTCGGTCCGCGGGGGCTGAAGAGCGGCGTCGTCGAGCTGAAGCGCCGGGCCACCGGCGAGCGCGAGGAACTGTCGCGCGACGCCGCCCTGGCCAAGCTGACCGCTTGA
- a CDS encoding BMP family ABC transporter substrate-binding protein has protein sequence MLNRRQFGLSVAGTAAALSVGPTVGRALAADKLKVGFVYVGPVSDHGYSYQHDVGRRHIAEHFGDRIETTYVENVAEGPDTERVINQLAAGGAGLIFTTSFGFMNPTLKVAQRFPKVKFEHATGYKRAANVATYSGRFYEGRTVCGLLAGKMTKSNIIGYIGSFPIPEVVSGINAFTLALRSVNPQAQVRVVWVNSWYDPGKEAAAAKALIDQGADILAQHTDSPAPIQEAEARGIHAFGQSSDMSRFGPKAHLTSIVDDWNPYYQQRVQAVLDGTWKSEDYWGGLATGTVFLPPFNDAVPDDVKALGNKAIEDIKSGALHPFTGPIKDQSGKVVIAEGKTATDQEILSMAYYVEGVQGTLPK, from the coding sequence ATGCTCAACAGACGCCAGTTCGGTCTTTCGGTGGCCGGGACCGCCGCAGCCCTCAGTGTCGGTCCGACGGTCGGTCGCGCGCTTGCCGCCGACAAGCTGAAGGTCGGCTTCGTCTATGTCGGCCCGGTTTCGGACCACGGCTACAGCTATCAGCACGACGTGGGCCGCCGGCACATCGCCGAGCATTTCGGCGACCGGATCGAGACCACCTATGTGGAGAACGTGGCCGAGGGGCCCGACACCGAGCGGGTGATCAACCAGCTGGCCGCCGGCGGCGCCGGCCTGATCTTCACGACGTCGTTCGGGTTCATGAACCCGACGCTGAAGGTCGCGCAGCGTTTCCCCAAGGTGAAGTTCGAGCACGCGACCGGGTACAAGCGCGCCGCCAACGTGGCCACTTACTCCGGCCGTTTCTACGAGGGCCGTACCGTCTGCGGGCTGCTCGCCGGCAAGATGACCAAGTCCAACATCATCGGCTATATCGGGTCCTTCCCCATCCCCGAGGTGGTCAGCGGCATCAACGCCTTCACCCTGGCGCTGCGCAGCGTCAATCCCCAGGCGCAGGTGCGGGTGGTCTGGGTGAACAGCTGGTACGACCCGGGCAAGGAGGCGGCCGCCGCCAAGGCGCTGATCGACCAGGGCGCCGATATCCTGGCCCAGCACACCGACAGCCCGGCCCCGATCCAGGAAGCCGAGGCCCGCGGCATCCACGCCTTCGGCCAGTCGTCGGACATGAGCCGGTTCGGCCCGAAGGCCCACCTGACCTCCATCGTGGACGACTGGAATCCCTACTACCAGCAGCGGGTCCAGGCCGTCCTGGACGGCACCTGGAAGTCGGAAGACTACTGGGGCGGCCTCGCCACCGGGACGGTCTTCCTGCCGCCGTTCAACGACGCGGTCCCGGACGACGTGAAGGCGCTGGGGAACAAGGCGATCGAGGACATCAAGTCGGGTGCCCTGCATCCGTTCACCGGCCCGATCAAGGACCAGTCCGGCAAGGTCGTGATCGCCGAGGGCAAGACCGCCACCGACCAGGAGATCCTGTCGATGGCCTACTACGTGGAAGGCGTCCAGGGCACCCTGCCCAAGTAA
- a CDS encoding DNA-3-methyladenine glycosylase I, with translation MGLSYCEAAPGHPWHGPYHDGEYGFPSADERVLFERLVLEINQAGLSWLTILKKRAAFAAAFENYDIDRIAAYGEEDRTRLLGDAGIIRNRLKIDAVIENARRVQALRASHGGFAGWLDGHHPLDKAGWVKLFKTQFRFTGGEIVNEFLMSLGYLPGAHDPACPVHRHLESLDPPWIRAERSGFTGYRA, from the coding sequence ATGGGCTTGTCCTATTGCGAAGCAGCACCCGGGCATCCGTGGCACGGGCCTTACCATGACGGCGAGTACGGGTTTCCGTCCGCAGACGAGCGGGTCCTGTTCGAGCGGCTGGTCCTGGAGATCAACCAGGCCGGACTTTCCTGGCTGACCATCCTGAAGAAGCGCGCGGCCTTCGCCGCCGCTTTCGAGAATTACGACATCGACCGGATCGCCGCCTATGGCGAGGAAGACCGGACTCGGCTGCTGGGCGACGCCGGCATCATCCGCAACCGGCTGAAGATCGATGCCGTGATCGAGAACGCGCGCCGGGTCCAGGCACTCCGTGCCTCCCACGGCGGTTTCGCCGGATGGCTGGACGGCCACCATCCGCTGGACAAGGCGGGATGGGTAAAGCTGTTCAAGACGCAGTTCCGCTTCACCGGCGGGGAGATCGTGAACGAGTTCCTGATGAGTCTCGGCTATCTGCCCGGTGCCCATGATCCAGCCTGCCCGGTGCATCGGCACCTGGAATCGCTCGATCCCCCCTGGATTCGGGCGGAGCGGAGCGGGTTTACCGGCTATCGAGCTTAA
- a CDS encoding DUF1467 family protein, whose translation MGWVTGIAVYFVVWWTVLFAVLPWGSHAPEEPEPGMAAGAPAKPRIGLKFLVTTGVAAVVWLIIYFIVTSGLISFRT comes from the coding sequence ATGGGTTGGGTAACCGGCATCGCCGTCTATTTCGTGGTCTGGTGGACAGTCCTCTTCGCCGTGCTTCCCTGGGGCTCCCACGCGCCGGAGGAGCCGGAGCCCGGCATGGCCGCAGGGGCTCCCGCCAAGCCCCGCATCGGCCTGAAGTTCCTGGTCACCACCGGAGTCGCGGCGGTCGTCTGGCTGATCATCTACTTCATCGTCACGTCCGGGCTGATCTCGTTCCGGACGTGA
- the mce gene encoding methylmalonyl-CoA epimerase, producing the protein MIGKLNHVAIVVPDLEKATALYRDTLGATVSAAVDQPAHGVTVVFVELPNTKIELLYPLGDASPIAKFLAGNPSGGIHHVCYEVPDILAARDKLKADGARVLGDGEPKIGAHDKPVLFLHPKDFLGTLVELEQA; encoded by the coding sequence ATGATCGGCAAGCTCAACCACGTGGCTATCGTCGTGCCCGACCTGGAAAAGGCCACGGCCCTTTACCGCGACACGCTCGGCGCCACCGTCTCGGCTGCGGTCGACCAGCCGGCCCACGGGGTGACGGTGGTGTTCGTCGAACTGCCCAACACCAAGATCGAACTGCTGTATCCCCTGGGCGATGCCAGCCCGATCGCCAAGTTCCTGGCCGGCAATCCATCGGGCGGAATCCACCATGTCTGCTACGAGGTGCCCGACATCCTGGCGGCCCGCGACAAGCTGAAGGCAGACGGAGCCCGAGTGCTGGGCGACGGCGAGCCCAAGATCGGCGCCCACGACAAGCCGGTCCTGTTCCTCCACCCCAAGGACTTCCTGGGCACCCTGGTCGAACTGGAACAGGCCTGA
- a CDS encoding ribonuclease J, with amino-acid sequence MTSSPDPRSIGSSPLDPDWPGSDAIYFLPLGGSGEIGMNLNLYGHAGKWLMVDLGISFGDETMPGVDVIMPDPTFIRDRRDDLVGIVLTHAHEDHLGAVQYLWPELRCPVYATPFTASVLRAKLLERNLAGKVEIVEVPLSGRFSAGPFEVELITVTHSVPEPNALVLRTPLGAVLHTGDWKLDPDPVVGAPTDEAALMRLGGEGVLAMVCDSTNAMVPGTSGSEAAVRDSLIKLFGRLKNRIAISCFATNVARLESIAAAAAASDRNVALVGRSLWRINEAARANGYLKDVPPFLSERDAGFLPREKTVLVCTGSQGEPRSALSRIAADDHPEIVLERGDAVIFSSREIPGNERAIGRVQNMLVGQGVEVITADTEFVHVSGHPAQDELVRLYQWVRPKLAVPIHGEIRHQTEHARLARACQVPDTIIPENGSIIRLAPGPAEVVGQVQHGRLALDGKRIVPLDAGVMRGRHRMMYNGAAVATLVMDSEGELATQPQVAVMGLLEGPEAAEILTEVGVAVRKAVEELSRQARLDDEAVRQATRIAVRRSLNASQGKKPLTEVHLVRL; translated from the coding sequence ATGACATCATCCCCAGATCCCCGATCCATCGGGTCCAGCCCCCTCGATCCCGATTGGCCCGGATCGGACGCGATCTACTTCCTGCCGCTGGGCGGGTCCGGCGAGATCGGCATGAACCTCAATCTGTACGGTCATGCCGGGAAATGGCTGATGGTGGATCTGGGGATCTCGTTCGGCGACGAGACGATGCCGGGCGTCGACGTGATCATGCCCGACCCGACCTTCATCCGGGACCGCCGGGACGACCTCGTCGGCATCGTCCTGACCCACGCCCACGAGGATCACCTGGGGGCGGTCCAGTACCTGTGGCCGGAGCTCCGCTGCCCCGTCTATGCGACCCCCTTCACCGCGTCGGTGCTGCGGGCCAAGCTGCTGGAGCGGAACCTTGCCGGCAAGGTGGAGATCGTCGAGGTGCCGCTCTCGGGACGGTTCTCCGCCGGGCCGTTCGAGGTCGAGCTGATCACCGTCACCCATTCCGTGCCCGAGCCCAACGCCCTCGTGCTGCGCACGCCGCTCGGCGCCGTGCTGCATACCGGTGACTGGAAGCTGGATCCCGACCCCGTCGTCGGCGCCCCGACCGACGAGGCGGCCCTGATGCGCCTGGGCGGCGAGGGCGTGCTGGCGATGGTGTGCGACAGCACCAATGCCATGGTTCCGGGAACCTCCGGTTCGGAAGCGGCGGTGCGCGACAGCCTGATCAAGCTGTTCGGCCGGCTCAAGAACCGCATCGCGATCAGCTGCTTCGCGACCAACGTCGCACGGCTGGAGAGCATCGCGGCGGCGGCCGCGGCGAGCGACCGGAACGTCGCGCTGGTCGGGCGTTCCCTGTGGCGCATCAACGAGGCGGCCCGGGCCAACGGCTACCTGAAGGACGTGCCGCCTTTCCTCAGCGAGCGCGATGCCGGCTTCCTGCCGCGCGAGAAGACCGTGCTGGTCTGTACCGGAAGCCAGGGCGAGCCCCGGTCCGCCCTTTCCCGTATCGCCGCGGACGATCATCCGGAGATCGTGCTCGAACGCGGCGATGCCGTCATCTTCTCGTCGCGCGAGATCCCCGGGAACGAGCGGGCGATCGGCCGGGTGCAGAACATGCTGGTCGGGCAGGGGGTGGAGGTCATCACCGCCGACACCGAGTTCGTCCATGTGTCCGGCCATCCCGCCCAGGACGAACTGGTCCGCCTGTACCAGTGGGTGCGCCCGAAGCTGGCGGTCCCGATCCATGGCGAGATCCGCCACCAGACAGAACATGCCCGGCTGGCGCGCGCCTGTCAGGTGCCCGACACGATCATTCCGGAGAACGGCTCGATCATCCGGCTGGCGCCCGGCCCGGCCGAAGTGGTCGGGCAGGTCCAGCATGGGCGGCTGGCCCTGGACGGCAAGCGGATCGTGCCGCTGGACGCCGGGGTCATGCGGGGCCGGCACCGCATGATGTACAACGGTGCCGCGGTCGCCACCCTGGTCATGGACTCCGAAGGCGAGCTGGCCACCCAGCCGCAGGTCGCCGTCATGGGCCTGCTCGAGGGACCGGAAGCCGCGGAGATCCTGACGGAAGTCGGAGTCGCGGTGCGAAAGGCCGTCGAAGAGCTCTCCCGTCAGGCCCGGCTGGACGACGAGGCCGTGCGCCAGGCGACCCGCATCGCGGTCCGCCGGAGCCTCAACGCGAGCCAGGGCAAAAAGCCGCTCACCGAAGTCCACCTGGTTCGGCTATAG
- a CDS encoding type III pantothenate kinase has translation MLLAIDAGNTNVVFAIFDGDRKQGQWRIATDSRRTADEYAVWLTSLMAMKGLKREDVDAAILGSVVPAATFNLQRLCRDHFGVEPMRIGEPGVRLGIEIRIDNPREAGADRLLNAIAAVATYPAPLVVVDIGTGTTFDIVDAEGGFCGGVIAPGPSLALDALHRVAAQLPKVDIVRPPTVIGKGTVGAMQSGMFWGYLSMIEGLLTRIQAELSPTGDPPVTVIVTGGLGTQFAEATSMIHHIDNELTLRGLLLVHQRNMAS, from the coding sequence ATGCTGCTTGCGATCGATGCCGGCAACACGAACGTGGTGTTCGCCATTTTCGACGGCGATCGCAAGCAGGGGCAGTGGCGGATCGCGACCGACAGCAGGCGCACTGCCGACGAGTACGCGGTGTGGCTGACCAGCCTCATGGCGATGAAAGGCCTGAAACGCGAGGACGTGGACGCCGCGATCCTCGGCAGCGTCGTCCCCGCCGCGACCTTCAACCTGCAGCGGCTGTGCCGCGACCATTTCGGCGTCGAGCCCATGCGGATCGGCGAGCCGGGAGTGCGCCTGGGCATAGAGATCCGGATCGACAACCCGCGCGAGGCGGGAGCCGACCGGCTGCTCAACGCCATCGCGGCGGTCGCGACATATCCCGCTCCCCTGGTCGTGGTCGATATCGGAACCGGGACCACCTTCGACATCGTGGACGCGGAGGGCGGATTCTGCGGCGGCGTCATCGCGCCGGGACCCAGCCTTGCGCTCGATGCGCTTCACCGGGTCGCGGCCCAGCTTCCCAAGGTCGATATCGTGCGTCCGCCGACGGTGATCGGCAAGGGCACGGTCGGGGCGATGCAGTCCGGCATGTTCTGGGGCTATCTCAGCATGATCGAGGGGCTGCTGACCCGTATCCAGGCCGAGCTGTCGCCGACCGGCGATCCGCCGGTGACCGTGATCGTCACGGGGGGGCTGGGCACGCAGTTCGCGGAAGCTACCTCGATGATCCATCACATCGACAATGAATTGACCCTGCGCGGTCTCCTGCTGGTCCACCAACGCAACATGGCTTCATGA